In Vanrija pseudolonga chromosome 4, complete sequence, a single window of DNA contains:
- the BCAS3 gene encoding Breast carcinoma-amplified sequence 3 — translation MPASDTVDYASPHTSPRQSSGSTRRPREGVALAVDDSQSSLFAPILNTIPFASLKGFLPLSQQKPGGAGAGVASSSSSPPLPQLSDSSAAWQDVDLGDGHTSRVLLLSSARHALQVFVLRHGVIPDDPHVREQFPPPEEVASIPEVVYETDVKASALPGVRPLGRLTKERVLHAHVLPKAFWGKRGPVVALTVHSTGSPSPPHGHIALVLVSLASGKAFQRVDLGVGVTAAVSSSPRVIAITMSHPTPTIHLFDRNLSSIHHIDNLPPNPHTLLPVVSLSGRLVAYATTEPAATPGPDGLGSIVMASSSRLRASSGSARPTPPPTTQGALLSSAVEIGGGVARGVWAGLKMGAKAASQASSGRLATSAPPERGPLEADNVYAAESRSVEEGASQDSGSTARPPAGVWVKIIDVQPSGGATPELIAHFRLPPPRSLVASPRPSGANGRHVVSPREHPISFLSFSPRSSRLFAATSDGRAFHLLDVRPRGASAGKRSACKGEVWVSYILRRGNTSAVVRSVSWAQDERWIAVGTGKGTIHVFPINPSGGKPSASSHTSVKVANPVQQQPLSIEVQPYARLRPPAATADIESEAVPRSFALAAFGSTRLNPLAKGTLCQDVAIYHTATSHLDLARLSAHKIISTAQQEPIEGSPRRSNLTEMMREKAGFLPDGDLAVDSEVKSRWAIPLGGGPANEAAVALKLPSKAPLKAAEDKSLRHAEIRTHSSSLRLLPPSIYLSPQVEFYGAVPTDDYSPLSVLDKVARTKRMVYRPEIEVHPATPDANSFGEPLNSALHSVLESRPAPQLPQLPNGSPSKASLWNSIPIRSVTANIGDGVERVRREYARAQHARQRRREGIPTGSSLSFEDDTVFATAADDAESSLSSGQLPTTSSSVVDDEHDEEWGDGWEQEYERAVEDEGPDDLILGLMDEQEEERKRWEANQKEMVAKFENL, via the exons ATGCCCGCCTCGGACACTGTGGACTATGCATCTCCCCACACGTCTCCGAGGCAGTCTAGCGGGTCTACGCGCCGACCACGCGAAGGAGTCG CCTTGGCTGTAGA CGACTCACAGTCATCACTCTTCGCCCCGATCCTCAACACCATCCCCTTTGCGTCGCTCAAGGGGTTCCTGCCCCTGTCCCAGCAGAAGcccggtggcgccggcgctggcgtcgcgtcctcgtcgtcgtcacctcCCCTACCGCAGCTGAGCGACTCGTCGGCTGCCTGGCaggacgtcgacctcggcgatggCCATACCTC TCGTGTGCTACTGCTTAGCTCGGCGCGCCATGCCCTCCAGGTGTTTGTCCTGCGCCATGGCGTCATTCCCGACGACCCACACGTCCGCGAGCAGTTCCCGCCACCCGAGGAGGTCGCCTCCATCCCTGAGGTCGTGTACGAGACTGACGTCAAGGCGAGCGCGTTGCCTGGTGTCCGCCCACTCGGGCGTCTGACAAAGGAGCGCGTCCTGCATGCTCATGTGCTGCCCAAGGCGTTCTGGGGAAAGCGAGGACCAGTGGTGGCGCTAAC CGTTCACTCCACGggctcgccatcgcccccGCACGGCCACAttgccctcgtgctcgtgagcttggcctcgggcaAGGCGTTCCAGCGTGTGGACCTTGGTGTGGGCGTCACAgccgccgtgtcgagctcgccccgAGTAATCGCTATT ACCATGTCACATCCTACTCCCACTATTCATCTATTCGACCGCAATCTGTCCAGCATCCATCATATCGATAATCTCCCACCCAACCCGCATACCCTTTTGCCTGTCGTCAGCCTGTCTGGAAGACTCGTCGCTTATGCCAcgaccgagccggcggcaacgccaGGCCCCGACGGCCTTGGCTCCATCGTCATGGCTTCCTCGAGCCGGCTccgagcgagcagcggctcTGCACGACCGACtccgccgcccacgacgcAGGGCGCGCTGTTAAGCTCGGCTGTTGAGATTGGTGGGGGCGTAGCTCGGGGAGTCTGGGCGGGCCTCAAGATGGGCGCCAAGGCAGCAAGCCAGGCTAGCAGCGGCAGACTCGCCACGAGCGCCCCACCCGAGCGAGGCCCGCTCGAAGCCGATAACGTGTACGCTGCCGAGAGCCGCTcagtcgaggagggcgcgtCGCAAGACAGTGGATCAACCGCTCGGCCCCCCGCTGGTGTCTGGGTCAAGATCATTGATGTCCAGCCCAGCGGCGGTGCTACGCCTGAGCTGATCGCCCACTTCCGTCTCCCTCCGCCACGCTCACTtgtcgcctcgcctcgcccctccGGAGCCAACGGTCGACATGTGGTGTCCCCGCGCGAGCACCCTATCAGCTTCCTCTCCTTTTCTCCCCGGTCGTCTCGCCTGTTTGCAGCGACGAGTGACGGGCGTGCGTTCCACCTCCTCGATGTCCGACCCCGCGGCGCCTCGGCTGGGAAGCGATCAGCCTGTAAAGGCGAGGTTTGGGTTTCGTACATCCTCCGCCGTGGCAATACCTCCGCAGTCGTCCGCTCCGTATCTTGGGCTCAGGATGAGCGCTGGATTGCAGTCGGCACTGGCAAGGGAACCATTC ACGTATTCCCTATCAACCCATCCGGTGGCAAGCCGTCAGCGTCGAGCCACACATCTGTCAAGGTGGCAAACCCTGTTCAACAACAACCGCTCTCGATTGAGGTTCAGCCTTATGCCCGTTTGCGACCACCCGCGGCGACTGCCGATATTGAGAGCGAGGCCGTACCGCGGTCGTTTGCGCTCGCAGCTTTCGGATCCACACGCCTGAACCCTCTTGCCAAGGGGACGCTCTGCCAGGATGTGGCGATCTACCATACGGCAACGAGccatctcgacctcgcccgcctttCCGCCCACAAGATCATTTCGACCGCCCAGCAGGAGCCGATTGAAGGGTCTCCTCGGCGCAGCAACCTCACCGAGATGATGAGAGAGAAGGCAGGGTTCCTCCCCGACGGCGATCTGGCAGTCGACAGCGAAGTCAAGTCTCGATGGGCTATCCCCTTAGGCGGCGGCCCTGCCAACGAGGCGGCTGTGGCGTTGAAGCTCCCTTCCAAGGCGCCACTCAAGGCTGCCGAAGACAAGAGTCTCCGCCACGCTGAAATCCGCACGCATAGCAGCAGCCTGCGTCTGTTGCCCCCGTCAATCTACCTCTCGCCGCAGGTCGAGTTCTACGGTGCTGTACCGACCGATGACTACTCGCCGTTGTCAGTCCTTGACAAGGTAGCGCGCACGAAGCGGATGGTGTACCGCCCGGAAATTGAGGTCCACCCTGCGACGCCCGACGCAAACTCATTTGGCGAGCCCCTCAACTCTGCGCTGCACTCTGTCCTCGAGTCGCGGCCTGCGCCACAGTTACCTCAGCTGCCCAATGGCTCACCCTCCAAGGCATCGCTTTGGAACTCGATTCCGATCCGCTCCGTCACTGCCAACATTGGCGATGGAGTTGAGCGTGTGCGTCGAGAGTATGCCCGTGCTCAGCACGcgcgacagcgccgccgcgaagGCATCCCGACGGGCAGCAGCCTGAGCTTTGAGGACGACACGGTGTTCGCAACGGCCGCGGATGACGCCGAGTCGTCTCTGAGCTCTGGCCAACTGcccacgacgagcagctcggttgtggacgacgagcatgATGAAGAGTGGGGTGATGGGTGGGAGCAGGAGTACGAGCGAGCTGTGGAGGACGAAGGGCCAGATGACCTGATTCTGGGGTTGATGgacgagcaggaggaggagaggaagCGGTGGGAGGCGAATCAGAAGGAGATGGTGGCGAAGTTTGAGAATCTGTAA
- the rpa12 gene encoding DNA-directed RNA polymerase I subunit RPA12: MAPATSSTSRAHRIGSLLFCPVCGTLLDLPRDDQDEIECHQCGRKEPASSYENLPTKTYSSPNAFPSALKSKRALVQNTMHGEEAAKGRDPIAQEKCEKCGHIGLSYKEMQLRSADEGSTIFYKCLNCGHQTSTNN, translated from the exons ATGGCTCCAGctacctcgtcaacctcgcgGGCACACCGTATCGGCTCGCTCCTCTTCTGCCCCGTGTGCGGAACATTGCTGGACCTGCCACGAGACGACCAGGACGAGATCGAGTGCCACCAGTGCGGGCGCAAGGAGCCGGCTTCGT CATATGAGAACCTGCCAACAAAGACGTACTCGTCGCCCAATGCGTTCCCGTCGGCGCTGAAGAgcaagcgcgcgctcgtgcagAACACGAtgcacggcgaggaggcagcCAAGGGGCGCGACCCGATC GCACAAGAGAAGTGCGAGAAATGTGGACACATCGGCCTCAGCTACAAGGAGATGCAGCTCCGCTCGGCCGACGAAGGCTCGACCATTTTCTACAAG TGTCTCAACTGCGGACACCAGACCTCGACCAACAACTAG
- the SPAC2E11.10_1 gene encoding Putative 2-hydroxyacid dehydrogenase UNK410 codes for MSAPRVLIAANPQLGLIWTKEDAKKIIGPLAEIVELSSPSREAFFEDLKTKYAGITAIYRHNDSANAIGFFDKEFIDKLPESVKLIAHNGAGYDQIDVAAATARGILVSHTPKAVDSATATVAAFLTISALRQFWRAEVNVREGKWKAGLVPALDPDGKTVGIIGMGGIGSALAKRLIAFDMKVIYYNRKEISPKPDFPCTYVSSAEELLRQSDVVSLNLPLNEKTKNSFGKEQFAQMKKGSILVNTARGGVVDEEALLEALESGHLFSAGLDVFPDEPNVNPKLLSNDKITVLPHMGTETKDTQRKMELLVLDNIASFLQGKGLLTQVAEQKQ; via the exons ATGTCTGCTCCCAGGGTCCTCATCGCCG CCAACCCCCAGCTCGGTCTCATCTGGACCAAGGAGGACGCCAAGAAGATTATCGGCCCCCTTGCCGAGATTGTCGagctctcgtcgccctcgcgtgAGGCCTTCTTCGAGGACCTCAAGACCAAGTACGCTGGCATCACCGCCATCTACCGTCACAACGACTCGGCCA ACGCTATTGGCTTCTTCGACAAGGAGTTCATCGACAAGCTCCCCGAGAGCGTCAAGCTCATTGCCCACAACGGTGCCGGCTACGACCAGATTgacgtcgctgccgccactgccCGTGGCATCCTCGTCAGCCACACCCCCAAGGCTGTCGACtcggccaccgccaccgtcgcTGCCTTCCTTACCATCTCGGCTCTCCGCCAGTtctggcgcgccgaggtcaacGTTCGCGAGGGCAAGTGGAAGGCTggcctcgtccccgccctTGACCCCGATGGAAAGACTGTCGGCATCAtcggcatgggcggcatcggctctgccctcgccaagcgccTGATCGCCTTCGACATGAAGGTCATCTACTACAACCGCAAGGAGATCTCCCCCAAGCCCGACTTCCCTTGCACGTACGTCTCGAGCGCTGAGGAGCTCCTCCGCCAGTCGGACGTCGTCTCGCTCAACCTCCCCCTCAACGAGAAGACCAAGAACTCGTTTGGCAAGGAGCAGTTTGCCCAGATGAAGAAGGGCTCGATCCTGGTCAACACTGcccgtggtggtgtggtcgacgaggaggccctcctcgaggccctcgagaGCGGCCACCTCTTCtcggccggcctcgacgtcttCCCCGACGAGCCCAACGTCAACCCCAAGCTCCTGTCCAACGACAAGATCACTGTCCTCCCCCACATGGGCACCGAGACCAAGGACACGCAGCGCAAGATGGagctccttgtcctcgacaaCATTGCGTCATTCCTCCAAGGAAAGGGCCTCCTCACCCAGGTTGCCGAGCAGAAGCAGTAA